The Arachis ipaensis cultivar K30076 chromosome B07, Araip1.1, whole genome shotgun sequence genomic interval tacgcacaggggtgtgtgcgcccaggaaaatttttaaaagtgtgcgtaggcataagggtgtgcgtacgcacaggtaccaaaattTACAAGGCATGTTCACTCGCACAGGGTGTGCTAGCACCCTCAACAGACTCCCCTTCCtaacttgtgcgcacgcacaggttgtAAATTCTCATTGGTGTGTGTccacacaagctgtgctagcgctgcaaccagaaagtacgcacaggtctgtgcatgcGCACGTGTTTAAAATTTTGCAGGGTTGTGCATGCGCACATGGCTGTGCGTGCGaacataccagaaatcataaaattttgtaactttgcagaatttcagacttttacaccaatctttgaatgatcataacttcctctacaaaattccaaattttacaaactttatatcgattcgaATAATTTTCAATaaactttaattctaaacaaccttcaatcaattttgaaaaccgaggaaaaagttatgatcagacaaaattcaccaaaaatctatttttaccaaaattcacaaTTTCCACAATTCCTTATcataaactgaatttcactattctgccatctatctcaaaggaataagttctggaaaatgcgtccagcttgaactttgacgtcttcaggaatggtcttccaagcagaattgatgatggccttcctgagtcattaggggacaTTTTcagaatatagaagtcaatgggaaatgtgagtctcttaatgctcattaatacatcttcagcaactccaaccactgtaataatgcttttatctgctaacacaaaacgagctgccgacctttttaagggagggagcctcaaggtatcatatatagataaaggcattatactaacacatgatcctagatcacacatgcagtcagaaaatatcacaccaccaatagtacaattaaccatacatggacctggatcattACACTTTtaaggtatacctcccattaaagtagatatagaactacctaaaggaatagtttctaattcattaatttttgtctttatgtatacataaatcttttagaaactttgcgtatttaggtacctgctgaataacatcaaaaaggggaacaattacctcaacttttttgaatatttctaccattttgggatcaacttccatctgcttcctgggcttccttgcaatttgtggaaatggaatagggagggCGTTTTCTCCAGGGTCTGcctcctttggtgcttctttctgtggttgagcttctacTTCTTCACCCATGTCTTGtatctcctcttcctcttcagcatcctctacttctaccacctcttcagctgaggcgtgttctgatggaattggctcctcctgattcctctcttgcagtgtggttccggaccttagggtgatggcattgatgccaccctttggattgggtaagggttgagaaggaattccactggagcttgcatgttgagtaattgaagtattgggtgatgccagctgagagatgagagcttgtatagagAATTCTAGGCCATTAACTAAACTTTCCACGTTCTTTTGTCCTTGCACAATGGATTGAAGTGCCTCttcactcggagaggaattagattgagtgatctatggaacttgttgttggttgtgctgtggtccttgggactgcctcaggtgagatgctctgtaaggttggttctagttctgctgcctgttgttattattattccacctctgatatccttgattgtctctgcttcctctattattgttgtccctccaattttgGTTATATttgtctctccaaccttggttagaattgtcctgccatccatggttgtaactgccaccttgattgtacccttggttggggaggtcatagaagttatgagtggctgccacagtgttgtcttcctgctggagctgcgaacattcatcagtataatggctgtaatccgcacagatcccacacactctctgtgggactagctgttggctctgctgtgcttgttgttgactcaactgcatctgcttcagtaagttggtcatttcacatatactctgagtcagagcagtagtttccttgctagaagatacctccgcAACAGCTTTTGACTGGCCCTGTTTCTgcttgtgattcctagtagactcagccaagtcgctgatcaattgccatgcctcctcagtggtcttgtactttttcatagacccattgctagcactttccaatgtgatcttatcttggggcctcatgtcctgtgtgacgtagccgagcaacactctCTTGTCAATgatatggtggggacatgcttccagaaggttgttgaagcgctcccagtattcgtagagagtctcggattcgtcctgaacaatcatggaaatgtctttcctcagtttgtcagtaacttcagctggaaagaatttttccaaaaattctcttctaagcgtatcccagtcagaaacagttgctgcgggttgagtgtagtaccactctctcgcctttccctcaagagagaatgggaaagcttttaacaaaatagaagtttcatctgcaccatcgcgcctgacagtagaacaggctgcttagaaatccctcaggtgcttgataggctcttgagcaggtaagccatgaaatttaggcatcaagttgagcagtgcaatctttatttcaaaatctgtagccactgctaggtgatgcgcttgaaacggttgcattgtgaaatcaggggctccagcctcctggatagtaactctcctaggtgctgccatgtcacatgcgcgtgaatcaactgaatcagtagaacggaggcttgtttcttcctcaagtgacgtttcagatccgccctcagagaggactaaccgacgccgagcttgccttatacgtgaaatagttctttcaatcttaggatcaaatactggcaagtttggatcaggaagtgaacgcgtcatttaatgaaagaaacatgcagctcatagtagcaaaataaaataagatgtaaaaaaataaattccaatcaataacttagcactctattgcaactccccggcaacggcgccaaaaattgacgtggcgaaaattggcgagttaagaaattattataagagatatgttgcaagtacagttcttaaccaacaaaaaaaatccgcttatcaatttagaaggggttttcacaaaattaaaattaaaatactgggagtatgaatcccaggtcgtctcccaacgagttgcagaaagatgtgctattttattaatcagatgttttctaaaaatggttgagttgataaacaggaaattaaatcagagaatttatgtaatttaaataaaaaccttgaccgggagtagattagttggaagccctatccttgatggagttctcccaagataaaagtgataattaaaggttgcctgctcagttatcctttaccagataaaggaaagttaagaaaattggaagtcagtttctattcaccagttctaatcctctcccttgggaaggactagtgtcagtgattagagggcgacccaacgcgaaacccaactataattttactcgtgagcatccaactcaaggtcctcctttcaatcaactcccaatcaagttatggaactactcgctcattatgattgtaaaatccatgaaataagaaagggaaatattgaaagacatgataaataataatcaaaaggatcaattaaaaaataaaaatagttcttgtattaataaattataaaaataatccaataataattctgagtaaatgaaggatatggaagagtaagtgacaagtaaggaaacaaactagaatgacgaagtcttgacggaagtaataactcttctcaatatcccagtccaaaaagtaataaaatcaaaatcctaagaactatgaatgtgtagagagaaaacctagaggaggagtaaaatcagatctaaaactaaaattatgcgaaatgaatgttgttctccgtctctgcatgttccctggctctaatatgcttttccgggccaaaaactgggtcaaaacagggcccaaaatcgccccagcgaATTTTGCAGATTTTACAGATCGCGTATGTcccgcgatcgcgtcattcacgcgttcgcgtcatctagcgttttgccttgccacgcgtgcgcgtcgtccacgcattcatgtcacttgtgcagtttccaatccgcgcagtcgcgtgagccatgcgtccgcgtcacttctcgctggtcatctcctcaatttcttgtgttccttccatttttgcaagctttctttccaatctccaagtcattcatgccctataaaacccgaaacacttgacacacagatcacggcatcgaatggaataaaggagaattaaaatacaaaattaaaagtctctaggaagcaactattcaaccatgaagtaatttcgggaaggaattataaatgcatgctaatcatatgaataagtgggtaaagatttgttaaaaccacacaattaagcacaatataaaccataaaataatggtttaaaaATCAcatatccatcaatcctcatTATATCACtatcaattttcattatcaacTCAACCATGATTcatgttaataataaaaaatattcattCATCCAAATCCATCATATCTCAACTTCATCATTTaaccacaacaacaacatcaattcaTTATACATCATCAACCCAAGCAATCATCAACATATAAATTTCCAAACCTATCTTATGGGTcgctagcctaagtgtccatgaatattatatactacatagaggaaaccaaaactataccttggccgattcccaatatgcaccAAAATCCTAAAATAGCACAAGTTGAGTTCTCCACCACAAGTAAGCCACCAAtgcaactccaacaagcaccaacaagctccaaactcacaataatcaagctatatttacataaaccatcacaaatcaacctaggtctcataaaaattgaaatttcacaagggttccaagagaccttaccttacccaacaatTTTGCATGCCAAAACCACAAGCAATCAAGtactagagtgtacctaaacacccaaaacacaAGATTTCACTCAAAAACAAAATCCAAAATTCGAATTTCTCAAGGGGACGAAAAATGGGCAGGAAAACCCGAGAAACTTACCACAATGGTTAAATAGAAATGACGGGCTCGACGAGAGCTTTGCGTAGCCACTGACGGCACgtgaatcggagcaccgtagctcgagatatcgcgAAAAGAAGAGATGTGTGAATAGTGTTTCTCTCTTCTCCTtcccctcttcttcttttctggtGGGTATGTGTTTAATGAAAGTGGAAATGCTAAATGGGTTCATTAATGagcccttatatatgttggacttgggtccggttcaacacgttagcatttttagcccgtttggcccaacttcgggccaaacctttaaaattaatgcccggttttttacttctaatatttttctaagattttttactGTTTTCACTTTTCTCGCGTAGTAcagggcagacttgaaccggttcaaccggtacgcgatttttcacggtttttcgcagaaaacacattttctaactcagaaaaacctactgagtccaaaaatcacctttaagtcctcaaattctcactctaatatTTCAGAACCTACTTTGggaaattaattacttaattaaccggttgattagtttCGGTTCTTACATTaatcggggatcacggtccgaCACTATGCTCGATGACACACCATTcaaccttactatctccttgATATACAACCTCGCCAACTCTTCCATTGAGCAACTTATtcggataggcagaaaatgagtggatttggttaagcgatccatgATCACCCACCCAAACTGCgtcaaatcccgacctagtcgTTGGTAAATCAgtcacaaaatccattgcaattccttcccacttccactgaggaatctcaagagGCTGTAGCATTCCCGACggtttctgatgctctatctttACTTTCTGACACGTCAGGCACTTGGATACCACTGTtgctacatcacctttcatcccaggccaccagaacatcttctttaaaTCATAATACATCTTTGTAATTCCAggatgaatagaaaacccactgttgtgagcCTCTAAGAACAAATTTTGTCTCAAACTCCCGACATCAGGTATACAAATCCTTCCCTTTGAATCTCCATCTAAAATGTGCTTGAGATCTGTAACTGGTTCAAACAAACTCTTCCagcaacttcaccaatatccagcttAAGATCCACGAACTTATCCACTAGCTCTtcttccttgattctcatccaagtAATTGTTAAAGATTTTTGACTCAATGTGTCTACTACCACATTCGCCTTTCCAGGATGATAACTCAGTTCAAAATCGTAGTCCTTAAGCaactccatccatctcctctgacgcatattaagctctttctagtcaaagatgtacttgagactcttatgataaAAAAAGATGCTAAAACTTACTCCgtacaagtggtgtctccaaatcttcaatgcaaataCAATCGCCGCTAATTTCAAATCATGAGTGGGGTAATTCACCTCATGCTgtctcagctgacgcgatgcataagccaccacattccgGTGTTACATCAACACGCAACCTAAACCCTTCAATGACGCATCACAATATACTTCAAATGGTACATGTGGTTCCGACAAGATTAaaacaggtgctgaagttaacTTTTGCTTCAAAGTCTGAAAACTCTCTTCACACTCCGACGTCCACACAAAAGGCACCTCCTTCCTTGTCAACTTAGTCATTGGTAGTGCAATCCGGGAGAATCCTTCAATGAATCTTCGGTAATATCCAATTAATCCTAAGAAACTCCTAACTTCCATCACCGTCGTTGGTCTTTACCACTCCATTACTGCTTCTACCTTTGAAGGATCTATGGCTATCCATCAAGTCGTCTATCCTTGGCAGCGGGTATTATTCTTCACCGTCACTTTGTTCAACTATCAGTAATCCACGCACAATCAcattcctccatccttcttctttaccaataaaactggtgctccccacggtgatacactcggtcgaatgaacttcttattcagaagctcttccaactgagtctttaactctgccagctctatcggagccatcCTATACGGCGTAATCGACACTGATCCGGCTCCTGGCACCAATTCAATCGCAAATTTAACCTCCCTCTGAGGTGGAAACTCAGGGATATCTTCCGGGAATACCTTCGGAAAGTCTCTAACTACCGGTATCTGATCTAAGCTCTGGACATCATCCAACGCATTAGCAGCCAACAGGATATAACTCTGACACTCTTCCCCACTATAGTGCACGATTACAGAGTTCAGATAATACCCCACAGCTACCACCGCTCCACTCTCTCCTTCTGGCATAAATCGAATCGACTGTTTAAAACAATCCAACAAAACTCGATTCTTCGACAACCAATCAAATCCCAAAATGATCTCTAATCCAATCATTGGCAAACAGATCAAGTCATGCACAAAGTCTCTACCCTCCATTTTAAATCCTACTTGCctacaacctgacctagtcataatcgtttgatgcggagtatgtacatgTAGATCAAAAGCTAACTCGAACACTTTCAAGCCTAGTTCCTCAAATTTAGCAAACGAAATAAACAAATGCGATgctccagtatcatataatgcaaTCAAAGTCTTATCACCAATTAAACAAATACCTCTCATCAACGGATCTGCCTTGGAAGCATTCTTGGCGTTCACAGCAAAGACTCGCCCCTGATGCTGACTCTGACCCGCATTCGGGTTCCTCCCACGAGTGCAATCCCTCACAATGTGGCCGGGCAATCCATAGTTGAAGCAACCACCTAAACCAATCCTGCAAGAGTCATATGGATGAAAACGTCCACAACGATCACAAGCTAAATCCGGAGAAATTTTACTCTGATTTTCTCTCCCTTTGCCACGCTGAAACTGATCATGGGTGTTCTTTCTGAAGCCTCCTTGCCCTTGAGGCACATATCCTCCTCTCTTGAAGCTTTGACCCCTCGGATGAAAATACTTGCCACGCCCCTTGTTAGTGTTCCCTCCATGAGTATCCTTGGACGCCGCTACAGTCTTGGCATACTCCTCAACCACCCTTGCTTTGTTCACTAAGTCGGAGAAGACACAGATCTCTATAGAAGCCACAGCAGTCATAATGCTTTCCTTCAAACCCCTCTGGTACTTGATGCACTTCCATCTCTCGTAGGTCTCCGGGGCACCCTGACAGAAAACCTACAAAGCTCCTCAAACTTGCTTGTGTAGTCCGCCACAGATAGGGAACTTTGTTTCAGCTGCATCAGTTCCATCTTCTTTGCTTCTCTTGTAGACTCCGAAAAATACTTCTTGTAAAAGGCCGTCTAGAATACATCCCATAGAACGTCGGTGTTCTGAAGCTGTAGCAAGCGGCACTCAACTTGCCACCAGTGCTGGGCCTGTCCTGCCAGCTGATAAGCAGTAAATTCAACATACTGATTATTCAAAATGTGCTGCGCTTGTAAAGCACGCTCCATGGCCTGGAACCAGTTGTTCGCTTCAGTAGGATTAGTTAATCCTCGGAAAATGGGTGGATGAACCTTGAGGAATGTCGCCAAGGTCATCGAAACATCTCCCGTATTATCGCCGTTTCCCTCAGCAATGTCATGAGCATTCCCTTCACCATTCCCATTTTCGTTTCCGGCCGGTTGGCCCAATCTTTGCACTGCTTGCAGAGTCGCAGTAGCATTAGCTTCTATGGTATTCGCTAAGTTTGCCATGGCCGCCAAGAATTCGGCGTGGTTGTTAGCCGGTTGCGCATTCCTACTTTCTCGTGAACGGGCTCGACCTCGTCCgcgagtggccattagggttcTTGTCtgcaccaaacaattgatatcaaggtgatcagtctcaatatcaaaagcctagtgcttcaattatcccaaacaggcactcacaaacaagcatgctatgcaatatcaaacagataacctaatagcatcaaagaaaagacacacagagtatgcaatgaagcacaattagtccatccctcaggctcacgaggacgaaccgttctgataccactaaatgtaacaccctaattagcctaagtttTACCtcacgtcgtaaagcaaaggttaatcagagattacgacagttttAAGCTCAcacgtataatatatagaaagaattattGTAATTTAGAAGCccaatgaaggatatagctcaaaaacaggatttgaaaagcgcaaaacgtactaacgaagctactaacttaaagcacagaaaacagataagatatatcaaaacataataggataatatcataagaatctagccacggctcacggagtttaagccggctagccatatacagactatacaaaaaccagacagtaaaaatagcttatacaagttttgttgtCTCAAGACATGCCTCTAGGAAAAAGCagaatacaaaagtgagaaatgtataaaaaaattaaataaaaaagactccaaaagatatCCGGATCCtctgcttctgtcaccatccaaagcaactcaccgaggtggcttgcgacctgcatctgaaaaacacaacagaaatacggtgtgagaaccggaggttctcagtatggtaacaatgcccagtGATGTAGAATATAAGACCCCGcaacgccaaaggcaatcctagacttcatatccatcacaagaattcaatcttaaggcatactaaaacaaataagcataattatataaaTCTTAGCATAAATAAATTGGGTAATTTATTttaggggatttctattctaaccaaacaccgctgtcccacagccttcaccaacctatcctccatgcgatcccatcgccaccgccttccgaacctcctcaatcccagtagaaatcacaattaattacaatgcaagtaaaacacaattaTTGGCATGTAAGGTagataattcaaataacaaataggcatgttatacaaataggcaaaccattataagtagtcaaagcatacaaacagatagaaaatgcatatgatgaatgcctgtcctattggctgtgatatcacattgtcggttcaactgccaacccgacacatctccatggagatacgcccttcggaatcatcattAGGAACCccaagatatagtgctcggatcactgtccagggttttgcgcttgcacgctctatagatccgaagggatggagcgggatactcttgccacagacctcacatatCAACATAAGCGGgatttaaccaccgtccttacgccgccgccgctacctcgacaggcgggatccaaccaccgTCCCTGTCGGGCGTATaacgtctcataatctcagtacAAATCAGtacttcagtggttttcagaaaaacattatcagtatacatggatccatcatctcattcagagtccttgactcatctcaaccactgaaAATTCACATTTCAATTCTGAACTCAATAGTTCCTCAtttctcatctcatatatcaatcatccttcacataccatcaaaccatcctcagtacacccgaGATCTAGTCCTacgttttctaatttttcataaaaatcatCAACTAAAACCCTTAGATTATTTTCCATGTTCTCATACTCAAAATCGaacccaaaagtcttaaaatagtGTTATaaaagcttacaatcttgttgggaaggtgaaatagttgaaaacaaagttaaatttgagaaacagggcgtgagcgtacgcataggggtgtgcgcacgcacgcccaggaagatttttaaaagtgtgcgtgtGCAtaagggtgtgcgtacgcataggtaccAAAATTTACAAGGTCTGTTCACTCGTACAGGGTGTGCTAGCGCCCTCAACAGACTCCCCTTTCTAACTTGTGCATAATTCTCATTGGTGTGTGCGCGCataagctgtgctagcgctgcaaccaGAAAGCCCTttcctgcctgtgcgtgcgcacaggtctgtgcgtgcgcacaggtctgtgcgtgcgcacaggtctgtgcgtgccCACATACCAGAAATTATAAAATTctgtaactttgcagaatttcagatttttacaccaatttttgaatgatcataacttcctctacaaaattttaaattttacaaactttatatcgattcgaATAATTTTCAATaaactttaattctaaataactttcaatcaattttgaaaaccgaggcaaaagttatgatcagacaaagttcaccaaaaattccCTTTTACCAAAATTCACAATTTCCATAATTCCTTATCATACACAATAAAAACCATACTAACccattcaaaactccatttttttcACCAAAATCAACCCTTTGTGTCATATTACACCAAATCTTACCACATTTTCCTTAACAATTCATcatcatccatctcaacatcaaTATATCACATATCCATCAATCATCATTATATCACtatcaattttcattatcaacTCAACCATGATTCATGTTAAAAATCAACAATATTCATTCATCCAAATCCATCATATCTCAACTTCATCATTTaaccacaacaacaacatcaattcaTTATACATCATCAACCCaagcaatcatcaacaacatataaatttCCAAACCTATCATATGGGTcgctagcctaagtgtccatgaatattatatactacatagaggaaactgaaaccatatattggccgatttccaatatgCACCAAAACCCTAAAATAGCACAAGTTGAGTTCTCCACCACAAGTAAGCCACCAAtgcaactccaacaagcaccaacaagctccaaactcacaataatcaagctatatttACATAAACCATCagaaatcaacctagggctcataaaaattgaaatttcacaagggttccaagagaccttaccttacccaacagtTTTAGATGCCAAAACTACAAgcaatcaagtgctagagtgtacaTAAACACCCAAAACACAAGACTTCACTCAAAAACAAAATCCAAAATTCGAATTTTTCAAGGgcacgaaaactgggcagagaaaCTCGAGAAACTTACCACAATGGTTAAATAGAAATGACGGGCTCGAcgagagcttcgcgtagccgctgacggcacgcgaatcggagcacTGTAGCTCGAGATATCGCGAAAAGAAGAGATGTGTGAATAGTGTTTCTCTCTTCTCCTtcccctcttcttcttttctggtGGGTGTTTGTTTAATGAAGGTGGAAATGCTGAATGGGTTCATTAATGagcccttatatatgttgggcttgggcccaacttgggtccggttcaacctgctagcgtttttagcccgtttggcctaacttcggg includes:
- the LOC107607130 gene encoding uncharacterized protein LOC107607130, whose amino-acid sequence is MATRGRGRARSRESRNAQPANNHAEFLAAMANLANTIEANATATLQAVQRLGQPAGNENGNGEGNAHDIAEGNGDNTGDVSMTLATFLKVHPPIFRGLTNPTEANNWFQAMERALQAQHILNNQYVEFTAYQLAGQAQHWWQVECRLLQLQNTDVLWDGAPETYERWKCIKYQRGLKESIMTAVASIEICVFSDLVNKARVVEEYAKTVAASKDTHGGNTNKGRGKYFHPRGQSFKRGGYVPQGQGGFRKNTHDQFQRGKGRENQSKISPDLACDRCGRFHPYDSCRIGLGGCFNYGLPGHIVRDCTRGRNPNAGQSQHQGRVFAVNAKNASKADPLMRGICLIGDKTLIALYDTGASHLFISFAKFEELGLKVFELAFDLHVHTPHQTIMTRSGCRQVGFKMEGRDFVHDLICLPMIGLEIILGFDWLSKNRVLLDCFKQSIRFMPEGESGAVVAVGYYLNSVIVHYSGEECQSYILLAANALDDVQSLDQIPVVRDFPKVFPEDIPEFPPQREVKFAIELVPGAGSVSITPYRMAPIELAELRVDVTPECGGLCIASAETA